A part of Primulina eburnea isolate SZY01 chromosome 10, ASM2296580v1, whole genome shotgun sequence genomic DNA contains:
- the LOC140802860 gene encoding uncharacterized protein codes for MDYVSTTKTLLRTLREEGFDLLLSHVKEVCVKYDIEMPHMEARYKSGTCRSCQHIDSITVEHNYRFDIFTAAIDFQVEELNNRFKDEAVELLKLSCALEPKENFKLFNVDHIYRLAEKFYYLDFDSQDLHHLRMQLDHYKLDVAGHERFQNLSTISELCRRPVETNKSGTYDLIDSMRRSQPQVILNPGSAPDWRSPEELGVFTRAVARFDSRK; via the exons ATGGATTATGTTTCAACGACTAAAACTTTGCTTCGTACTTTGAGAGAAGAAGGATTTGATCTCCTACTTAGTCATGTGAAAGAAGTTTGTGTCAAGTATGACATTGAGATGCCTCACATGGAAGCTCGTTATAAATCTGGTACATGCCGTTCTTGTCAACATATTGATTCAATCACAGTTGAGCACAACTATCGATTTGATATATTTACAGCTGCAATAGATTTTCAAGTTGAAGAGCTTAATAATAGATTCAAAGATGAGGCAGTTGAACTTCTTAAACTTAGTTGTGCTTTGGAAcctaaagaaaattttaagctTTTTAATGTTGATCATATCTATCGACTTGCTGAGAAATTCTATTATCTTGATTTTGATTCACAAGATTTGCATCACTTGAGAATGCAATTGGATCACTATAAACTTGATGTTGCTGGACATGAAAGATTTCAGAATTTATCAACTATTTCTGAATTATGTCGAAGACCAGTTGAGACAAATAAGTCAGGAACCTACGATTTGATTGACAG CATGAGACGGAGTCAGCCCCAGGTAATTTTGAATCCTGGCTCCGCCCCTGATTGGAGGAGTCCCGAAGAGCTTGGAGTCTTCACGCGAGCTGTAGCTAGGTTTGACAGCAGGAAGTAG